A window from Clupea harengus chromosome 14, Ch_v2.0.2, whole genome shotgun sequence encodes these proteins:
- the dtd2 gene encoding D-aminoacyl-tRNA deacylase 2 — MLYAEAVWLQSLDCACKKIGIFIVMTDKTASLQSRTTVQQCLHARLQVKPPDEQSEAEWVEIDRGMVICICFFKGATEDIIPKMVTSLLNIKLCETDSGKYVSVLDLPGSVLIVPQATLGGKAKGKVMQYHGNVGKEEGQQLYAQFVSQCEKEVAASSKCSEAGVMVRHGTYGNRQVLKLDTNGPYTHLMEF, encoded by the exons ATGCTCTATGCGGAAGCAGTGTGGCTGCAATCACTGGACTGTGCATGTAAGAAAATAGGTATCTTTATCGTCATGACAGACAAAACAGCTTCTTTGCAATCTCGAACTACTGTACAGCAATGCCTTCATGCCAGACTTCAAGTCAAACCTCCCGATGAGCAGTCGGAGGCAGAGTGGGTAGAG ATTGACCGCGGAATGGTTATTTGCATCTGTTTCTTCAAAGGAGCCACTGAAGACATAATTCCAAAAATGG TGACGTCCCTCCTAAACATTAAGCTGTGTGAAACGGACTCAGGAAAGTATGTGTCGGTGCTGGACCTGCCAGGTAGTGTCCTAATCGTCCCTCAGGCTACACTGGGAGGCAAAGCCAAAGGCAAGGTAATGCAGTACCATGGCAACGTTGGGAAAGAGGAAGGACAGCAGCTGTATGCTCAGTTTGTCTCCCAGTGTGAGAAGGAGGTTGCTGCCTCCAGTAAGTGCTCTGAGGCTGGAGTTATGGTTAGACACGGGACCTATGGAAACAGACAAGTACTTAAACTGGACACGAACGGACCATATACTCATTTAATGGAGTTTTAA
- the nubpl gene encoding iron-sulfur protein NUBPL isoform X2 produces the protein MFRRDVTGGKDNSYSQAVGRAKISSTSDRGVQEKQRQHMARGLPNQKPIAGVKRVIVVASGKGGVGKSTTAVNLALGLMANDPNLSVGLLDADVFGPSVPKLMNLKGNPELTENNLMRPLVNFGVPCMSMGFLVEDTAPIVWRGLMVMSAIEKLLRQVDWGRLDYLVVDMPPGTGDVQLSITQNVPIAGAVIVSTPQDIALLDARRGAEMFRKVKVPVLGLVQNMSVFQCPKCSHQTHIFGADGARELAHTLGVEVLGDIPLHLNIRETSDAGRPVVVSSPDSPEAEAYKKIAASVVRRLEDSSG, from the exons ATGTTTAGGAGGGACGTCACTGGAGGAAAGGACAACAGTTACTCACAGGCTGTTGGTAGGGCTAAG ATATCAAGTACAAGTGACAGGGGAGTGCAGGAGAAACAGAGGCAGCACATGGCAAGGGGGCTACCCAACCAGAAACCCATTGCTGGGGTGAAGAGGGTCATCGTGGTTGCATCAGGAAAGGGGGGCGTAGGGAAGTCTACCACAGCTG TGAATCTGGCACTTGGACTCATGGCCAATGATCCG AACTTGTCTGTGGGCCTGTTGGATGCTGATGTGTTTGGCCCTTCAGTCCCTAAGCTGATGAATCTGAAGGGGAATCCAGAACTGACAGAGA ATAATCTTATGAGACCGCTTGTAAATTTTGGAGTTCCTTG TATGTCAATGGGCTTCCTTGTGGAGGACACGGCGCCCATTGTGTGGAGGGGCCTAATGGTGATGTCAGCCATTGAGAAATTACTCAGACAG GTTGACTGGGGACGTTTGGATTACTTGGTGGTTGACATGCCTCCAGGAACGGGAGACGTTCAGCTTTCCATAACACAGAACGTCCCTATTGCAG GAGCGGTGATCGTGTCCACGCCGCAGGACATAGCCCTGCTGGACGCTCGCAGGGGAGCCGAGATGTTCCGCAAGGTCAAAGTGCCG GTCTTGGGCTTGGTGCAGAACATGAGCGTCTTTCAGTGCCCTAAATGCAGCCACCAGACCCACATCTTTGGAGCCGATGGGGCCAGGGAACTAGCGCACACGCTAGGAGTCGAAGTCCTTG GGGACATCCCACTGCACCTGAACATCAGAGAGACGTCTGACGCAGGCCGGCCAGTGGTGGTGTCGTCCCCAGACAGTCCCGAG GCTGAAGCTTATAAAAAAATAGCGGCCTCAGTTGTACGGCGACTGGAGGACTCGTCGGGTTGA
- the nubpl gene encoding iron-sulfur protein NUBPL isoform X1 — protein MAHFNYCKLLHVFKCMPQSIDSRVACTLGRVQLPPVYCKHLIRFKISSTSDRGVQEKQRQHMARGLPNQKPIAGVKRVIVVASGKGGVGKSTTAVNLALGLMANDPNLSVGLLDADVFGPSVPKLMNLKGNPELTENNLMRPLVNFGVPCMSMGFLVEDTAPIVWRGLMVMSAIEKLLRQVDWGRLDYLVVDMPPGTGDVQLSITQNVPIAGAVIVSTPQDIALLDARRGAEMFRKVKVPVLGLVQNMSVFQCPKCSHQTHIFGADGARELAHTLGVEVLGDIPLHLNIRETSDAGRPVVVSSPDSPEAEAYKKIAASVVRRLEDSSG, from the exons ATGGCACACTTTAATTACTGCAAATTGTTGcatgtatttaaatgtatgcCTCAGAGTATCGACTCGCGTGTTGCATGTACGTTAGGACGTGTCCAGCTTCCACCAGTTTACTGTAAACATTTGATACGTTTCAAG ATATCAAGTACAAGTGACAGGGGAGTGCAGGAGAAACAGAGGCAGCACATGGCAAGGGGGCTACCCAACCAGAAACCCATTGCTGGGGTGAAGAGGGTCATCGTGGTTGCATCAGGAAAGGGGGGCGTAGGGAAGTCTACCACAGCTG TGAATCTGGCACTTGGACTCATGGCCAATGATCCG AACTTGTCTGTGGGCCTGTTGGATGCTGATGTGTTTGGCCCTTCAGTCCCTAAGCTGATGAATCTGAAGGGGAATCCAGAACTGACAGAGA ATAATCTTATGAGACCGCTTGTAAATTTTGGAGTTCCTTG TATGTCAATGGGCTTCCTTGTGGAGGACACGGCGCCCATTGTGTGGAGGGGCCTAATGGTGATGTCAGCCATTGAGAAATTACTCAGACAG GTTGACTGGGGACGTTTGGATTACTTGGTGGTTGACATGCCTCCAGGAACGGGAGACGTTCAGCTTTCCATAACACAGAACGTCCCTATTGCAG GAGCGGTGATCGTGTCCACGCCGCAGGACATAGCCCTGCTGGACGCTCGCAGGGGAGCCGAGATGTTCCGCAAGGTCAAAGTGCCG GTCTTGGGCTTGGTGCAGAACATGAGCGTCTTTCAGTGCCCTAAATGCAGCCACCAGACCCACATCTTTGGAGCCGATGGGGCCAGGGAACTAGCGCACACGCTAGGAGTCGAAGTCCTTG GGGACATCCCACTGCACCTGAACATCAGAGAGACGTCTGACGCAGGCCGGCCAGTGGTGGTGTCGTCCCCAGACAGTCCCGAG GCTGAAGCTTATAAAAAAATAGCGGCCTCAGTTGTACGGCGACTGGAGGACTCGTCGGGTTGA